In one Pseudoliparis swirei isolate HS2019 ecotype Mariana Trench chromosome 23, NWPU_hadal_v1, whole genome shotgun sequence genomic region, the following are encoded:
- the zgc:112183 gene encoding ras-related protein Rab-37 isoform X2, translating to MSARKTSLTDKQARNGTSKYVLERCASVNEYYDIAFKVMLLGDSSVGKTCVLVRFKDGAFLGGNFIATVGIDFRNKVVAIDNLKVKLQIWDTAGQERFRSVTHAYYRDAQALLLLYDITSKLSFDNTRAWLTEIHEYAQTDVVIMLLGNKADMAAERVVKTEDGEKLAKEYGVPFMETSAKTGVNVELAFLAVAKC from the exons ATGTCCGCGAGAAAGACGTCGTTGACGGACAAGCAGGCGAGAAACGGCACGTCCAAATACGTGCTGGAGAGATGCGCTTCTGTGAACGAGTATTACGACATTGCGTTCAAG GTAATGCTGCTCGGAGACTCGTCCGTGGGGAAGACGTGCGTCCTGGTGCGTTTTAAAGATGGGGCATTCCTGGGAGGCAACTTTATAGCCACCGTTGGAATAGACTTTAGG AATAAAGTGGTGGCTATCGACAACCTGAAAGTCAAACTCCAG ATCTGGGACACAGCTGGCCAAGAGAGATTCCGCAGTGTAACACACGCCTACTACAGAGATGCCCAGG CGTTACTCCTGCTTTATGATATCACCAGCAAGCTGTCTTTTGACAACACCAGG GCTTGGCTGACTGAAATACACGAGTATGCCCAGACGGATGTGGTCATCATGTTGCTCGGCAACAAG GCCGACATGGCCGCAGAGAGGGTGGTGAAGACGGAGGACGGAGAGAAGCTGGCGAAG GAATATGGTGTGCCATTTATGGAGACCAGTGCGAAGACAGGAGTCAATGTGGAGCTGGCCTTCCTCGCTGTAGCAAA ATGCTGA
- the zgc:112183 gene encoding ras-related protein Rab-37 isoform X1 gives MSARKTSLTDKQARNGTSKYVLERCASVNEYYDIAFKVMLLGDSSVGKTCVLVRFKDGAFLGGNFIATVGIDFRNKVVAIDNLKVKLQIWDTAGQERFRSVTHAYYRDAQALLLLYDITSKLSFDNTRAWLTEIHEYAQTDVVIMLLGNKADMAAERVVKTEDGEKLAKEYGVPFMETSAKTGVNVELAFLAVAKELRHRATAQHNEPKFQIHDYIESQKHKSGCCGNM, from the exons ATGTCCGCGAGAAAGACGTCGTTGACGGACAAGCAGGCGAGAAACGGCACGTCCAAATACGTGCTGGAGAGATGCGCTTCTGTGAACGAGTATTACGACATTGCGTTCAAG GTAATGCTGCTCGGAGACTCGTCCGTGGGGAAGACGTGCGTCCTGGTGCGTTTTAAAGATGGGGCATTCCTGGGAGGCAACTTTATAGCCACCGTTGGAATAGACTTTAGG AATAAAGTGGTGGCTATCGACAACCTGAAAGTCAAACTCCAG ATCTGGGACACAGCTGGCCAAGAGAGATTCCGCAGTGTAACACACGCCTACTACAGAGATGCCCAGG CGTTACTCCTGCTTTATGATATCACCAGCAAGCTGTCTTTTGACAACACCAGG GCTTGGCTGACTGAAATACACGAGTATGCCCAGACGGATGTGGTCATCATGTTGCTCGGCAACAAG GCCGACATGGCCGCAGAGAGGGTGGTGAAGACGGAGGACGGAGAGAAGCTGGCGAAG GAATATGGTGTGCCATTTATGGAGACCAGTGCGAAGACAGGAGTCAATGTGGAGCTGGCCTTCCTCGCTGTAGCAAA gGAGCTGAGGCACAGAGCGACAGCGCAACACAATGAGCCCAAGTTCCAGATACACGACTACATCGAGTCTCAGAAGCACAAGTCTGGCTGCTGTGGCAACATGTAG
- the zgc:112183 gene encoding ras-related protein Rab-37 isoform X3, with protein MLLGDSSVGKTCVLVRFKDGAFLGGNFIATVGIDFRNKVVAIDNLKVKLQIWDTAGQERFRSVTHAYYRDAQALLLLYDITSKLSFDNTRAWLTEIHEYAQTDVVIMLLGNKADMAAERVVKTEDGEKLAKEYGVPFMETSAKTGVNVELAFLAVAKELRHRATAQHNEPKFQIHDYIESQKHKSGCCGNM; from the exons ATGCTGCTCGGAGACTCGTCCGTGGGGAAGACGTGCGTCCTGGTGCGTTTTAAAGATGGGGCATTCCTGGGAGGCAACTTTATAGCCACCGTTGGAATAGACTTTAGG AATAAAGTGGTGGCTATCGACAACCTGAAAGTCAAACTCCAG ATCTGGGACACAGCTGGCCAAGAGAGATTCCGCAGTGTAACACACGCCTACTACAGAGATGCCCAGG CGTTACTCCTGCTTTATGATATCACCAGCAAGCTGTCTTTTGACAACACCAGG GCTTGGCTGACTGAAATACACGAGTATGCCCAGACGGATGTGGTCATCATGTTGCTCGGCAACAAG GCCGACATGGCCGCAGAGAGGGTGGTGAAGACGGAGGACGGAGAGAAGCTGGCGAAG GAATATGGTGTGCCATTTATGGAGACCAGTGCGAAGACAGGAGTCAATGTGGAGCTGGCCTTCCTCGCTGTAGCAAA gGAGCTGAGGCACAGAGCGACAGCGCAACACAATGAGCCCAAGTTCCAGATACACGACTACATCGAGTCTCAGAAGCACAAGTCTGGCTGCTGTGGCAACATGTAG